CTTGGTTACTTTTGCCTCTGATTCCCCCTTTACGGCCttgtttttatcatttatatcaTGATTGATAGGTGTCTCTGGAGTTTGACCTGCAGTTTCTTGCATTTTATTCTGTTCATTCCCAGCAGTATCGCCTACAGCTTCACTGTCCATCTTTTCTGCTTTGGGTTCTTTCTGCAACGACAGAAACAGGTTAGAACTACCACATAAAGGACATCTAAAGAAACTCATTAGCATCTTAAGATATTTAATGGCCAAACATAAGAGAGGAGGTCAATGTCCGATGTCCCTGCATGTTTTAAAACTAGTAGACAACCAATAGAATAACAAGTAATGGTCTTGCCTCCTCAGAAGGAACACGATTATGGGTTGTATCCTGCATTTCTACATCCTCCTCAGGTTCTTCTTCGGGATCTTCCTCGTCACTTTCAGCTTCAATCTTCGGATCAACAACCATTTGGGTAGCAGTAGACTCTTCCTTAACAACATTGCTCTCTTCTTGGCAAGCATCATCTTTACTCTCAATTTTGGTTGGTTTGATGTCTTCAACATCCTTAACTGTCTTAGCACGCTTCATTGCTGAGCCCTCCTCATTCTCCTTCTTAGAagcttcttctctctctctcttgccTTGTTTTCTCTTCATCACAAATTTAGCCCTCAACTTCTGAAATAGAGCATAAAAGAGTGCATTTCGTAAGTAGAATAGGAGAAATACAAAACTAGGTAAATCCAGAACTGGCATGGTTGATAGGGTGCTAACTAACCTGAAGGAAATTCCAAAGACGGCAGCCCATTTCATATTGAAGCATCTCATTAAAGGACTCCGCAAACAGTGATAGCTGCAACCATTAAGTTCAAAAGCATTGGTCATGTATATACTAAGACTTCAAGAGGACACTTTGAAATAGTAGGTAAGAAGAAACTGAACATATATCACACAGACAAATAGCTGCAAATAGATCCATGAGTGCTAATTAGAAGACAGGAAAAACAGGAAGTGTTAATAGATCAGACCTCAAAATTTGATTCTTCAAGCTCCTTATTACTGTAATCGAGGAGTGAATCAAGAGAAAGTGACACTGACCGGAGCTGTGAGACAAatgatatttgataaattcTTCTAGCAACATGGAAGATCAGGTGAAACTATTCCAAAGCCAAAAGTAATACAAGTCAAAATGTAAACTTACTTTCGAATCTTTGTTCCCCTTTGTCTGAAGAATCACCCCTGGGTACCGAGGTAGTTCATCAGTCttccttttctcttttaccACTTTAGTAGCTTTAGATTCCTTTTTCTCGGGATCATCTATTCTCTCTCTGTCATCCTTCTGCTCTTGCTTACCATTCGATTTTGTAGCATCGTCACTCTGAGACACTTTCTGATGGACGCTAGTGGCCTCCATTGTAGAACCAGGTAAGTCTTTACTGTCTCCTTTCTCCTCTACCTGCTGCTGTTGCTTCTCAGGAGAAGCAGTTGGTTTTACACTGGGATTGTTATTATCTTTGGTTACGACCTCATTCTTTTCGTTTTCTTCCGCCTGTCCACCCTCTTCCTCCTTAATCTGTTCAGTCTGAATAATCTTTTTAGCATCATCTTCAGCCACCTTATTTTCAGCATCAGATGGGACAGCTTTTTTCTTAGGAACCCTTTTTATTACTTTTCTCTTTACAATTTTCTTCTTGCCACTCTCTTCAACCACTTTACTGGTTCCTGCTTCTAATTTAACCTTTGCATTGTCCTCAGCTCCCTCAGATTCACCGGCAGTCTTCACCTCAGGAGTTGTACATTCATCCTGTTCCGGGGCAGTGCCTGTTGCCTTTTTTACAATTCTTTTCCTTATAAATGTTTTGATAGGAAGATCGGATGATAAGCCATCCTTTTGCCCATCAACATCTGATATAATGCTAGTAGCACCTACCTCCTCTTTGTCTGGTACATCACTCTTCTTAGTAGGATCTTCTGtgatttcttttttggcagcaacttttttcttgacaatccttttaataattttcttttttccagtCTTAGCACCCACTGCCTTCTGCTCACTTGTACCTGCCACTGTATCAGTCTTTACATCTTTCACGTCCTCAGTGCTTCCAACTGCATCTGTAATTTCAACGTgtttctctttctccttcCCCTCTTGGGAAACCAACTTTTCTTCAGCTTTTGGTTTTTGAGTATCTTTAACCTTTGAGCTATCAGCTCCAGCTTGTCCAACTTTTGTCGTCCCAGTTTTAACAAGTACAGCtttctttttatcttcatGATAAACAGTTGCATAGGATCAGTTCTTTTGGATAGGATGCATAATACAATTTTGAATAACCCAATATAAGTGCAAGCGTGAATATATGTGATACAAAGATAAGATAGATTACCTTTTGCTACATCATCTTTTTGTGCAGATTtctaacatcaaataaacaaagataaatcAGTAATTATCCAACATATAGAAAATGGAACAGTCGGAAGTTGGAAACACAAGCATAGATCTAAAGTgaacacaaaacaacatcaccACAGAGTTGACAAATAATCTCTCTGTCCCCTAAAAAATAGTCCACTTTTGCTGTTTTGGTACGTCacataaaattagtcaacTTCCACttttggtaactttttctttctattgtGGTCGGGCCATTCTCCATTAACAATAttccaatcactttttctttctatctctctcctactttaccaattccgCATTATAAACCGTGCTGTTTCCAAATTCTCTATTTATaatggacggaaggagtataccTATGGTTAGATACTTAAGCACAACATATTTAACATGCAAAAATAGGATACATAAAAAAGTTAACAATTTGCGCAATTTAAATAGACTCGTTATAATAGAGTAAACACTACAGGATCTTAGGAACAAGATCATGATTCGAGGGCAGATAAGTATTGTGGAGTAAGCTATACAAAGTTCTGCAGTATTATACACCCATTTATTCTAAGTGTATTCATTCAAATTAGCTAGGACCAAAGTACAACCAATAATCTAATCATCACAAATATATgtcacccaaaaaaaaaatttgaccTCTTTCTTCAAATTTAGCTGTCGGTCTCTTTCAGCAACAGCTCTTTTGTGGCTAACCCACTGATCACGCCACGACTCTAGGGAAGGAAGGCAGTCAGAAATATCTGGAACATACAACACAGTCACTTCTCTGTGGCTGAAGAGTCCATCCTTTCCAACTCTGTCGTAATGAATCTGCATAAAATGAAAACCTAATGTCATCAACTCATCATGGAAGGCAACTAGACAAGCAATTCTTTTAGTTCTACACTTTTTCCTCTCGAGATTTGTACGACACTAACTTAAGCTTTTGGACATATTTCGGAGTCATTATTGCCCAATGGTTCCTAGTTGTCTCATACTGCTTAAGTTCTTCAACAATGCGGGGAGAAGTAGTTACAAGTTTATAGAATCCAGGATTGTTCATGTTTCAGTGAATGAAGAAGCTTGGTTTCATAATCAGAAAATAGAACATGTATATTGTCTGTAGCATGCAATAACGTAAAACACTATACATATGTACGTTAATATCTCTCAAGGATGTGAGGGATCAGTCACAATTACCTGCGAGTAtatcacataaaaaaattgccaCCATTActtctaataaaattataaaaagcatacatatcataataaaatagtagtaacaaaTAACTGTGATAAATTCACGTCAGTCATATCaatatataccaaaaaaatttaaataacaacGTTGTGTTTgatcaagaaaatatcattgcaactaattttcaactttcaagACATTAGTTAATAAgtgtttataattattttttcaactatCTCATTAGGTACTCCACCTCTCAACTGCTTACCACAtaacaacacaaaatataattaatcctTGCATTCTGTTAACAGAGTAACATATATCATAAATGTATTCAGACTAAGAACTAAAACTTCTGGAGCGAGAAATTTACTTAAATATAACACTCAGTAACTAGAAAGAAGAACATGAAATAGTTATTGACCTCCAGGAAACGGTTCCAGCGCTTACAGTTGCTCAAATCAAGATTCGCCACATCCTTTGCATACCTAGAAAGGGATATATTTCAGCAGTGGCCAAGAAACACAACACCAATTTCAAAGATTTTAGTTGATTAACAAACCTCTGTGCTGTTCGTATTAAAGAGGTGTCATCAACTGATGGATCCCCTCCATCAACTGTATCCCATGCCCCACCAATGGCCATCAAAGAACTATTCTTTTTTAGAACAGCAAATCTAAGAATATTGCATAAATGGGGGATGCGGTCGCCTTGGGTCTTTTCAGATGACAGATCTGCCTGAGCATTTTGGCTAAGACCACTCATCAAGAGAATCTGACAGCACAGATAAGATTGAGAAAAAGGATATAAATGAGGCTTTCACCCAAGCAATGCACCAAGTTTCCACCAACAATGACAACTTCAGAAATTGTACAAAACCAATGTGCAATAAATTGATAGACATGAATTGGTCAGTCGAATGTTGGTAACCTTTCTGGAATATATAAGGTTAAAGTTGTTACTTGTTATATGTTTGTGCATTTTATAGTTCACAACCAGAAAGGGCAACTTTACCAAAAGACTTCCAACTTAACTATAGATGTTGAAGGTGAGCATAACTGCATATTTAACTGAGTTCACACGCAATTCAGGGGTACTAAGGTGTTCAAAACTGGCTGACAGCACCAATAAAATCCAGCACCATACTCCTTCAGTAACTCAGTTTCACCATGAAAGAGATCTAGAGTTTTATTATGGACAAACTGAAAACTGTGAGAAGCCGAGGAAACCCATTTATATGTCCAATGCAATCAAGAATGGACttagattaaaaattaaatgtagatagagaatattttttgcaaaatactccctccctcctcTAAATATATAGACTTTGGAGATATCACAAatattaatgtgaaattggtaaagtgaGAGAgggggggagagagagaaagaggaaagtagtgttagtggccccacattaataataatgaaatgtaTGGTCAAAggtttccaaaaatagaactAATGTTGGTGGAtggacaaaaatggaaaaagggGACTGTTTtttggggatggagggagtaataaacaaGCAGATTCTTCAATGTAATAGGCAATCCACGTACATAAAAATCTGGACTGAGGAACTAATTGTGCTAAAGATATAGTCGCAGTTTGTGATCAATTCTCACTCCTAGAAACTATCATTGATTGTCAAACATTGCAGTGCATTTAATAAACAGCATAAAAGCCAACCTTGGCATTCCAGGTAGTAGTTTGGCCTCCTTCCTTTGCCATGTCAGAAATCAGCGGTGGGGAAAGTAGTTCTTTCTTCTCAACAGGACTCTCATCTTCAACAAAGTCATGCTCAAAGCTGTGATATTGGTCATGCCAGATGTTTATCTTCATGTAAAGTTAATTAAAAGTACAAATGATGCTTCAATCACAACATCATGTAAGAAGGAAGATCCAAATGCCTAAGGGTCAAAACTCAACAGGAAGATGTTGGAAAAGGATTTACCTCACAGGAGTTGAAAATGGGAGCTGCAGATTTTGCTTGGGCCAATGTACAAGTACCTAAGACCAGACAAtcagtataatttaaattagacAACATAATCCGGGTGAAAATTAGAAGTACCTTGGAGCATTCTGGAGATATATATAGTCGTGGGTATCGTTTGTCCAATGATAAATAATCTCTCTCAGGTTCTATAAAGCTAAATGAAAAAACCTGCAAAAAACATATAACACACTGAGGAACCTTTTTCCAAATTTCTAATGCATAAGCctcttttcaattatataaaaagaCAATTAATCCCACCATACATATATCTTAACAGGGTAGATGCGGACAACTTTTCATAATGTGATAGCTGCAGTGGCCAGCAACAATGAAAGTAGTTGTTTGTTAAATaaacacatgcatacatgattGACAGGAAGTCTAGATAATGTCTCAAGATTGAAAGCCTGAAATTTGACCAATGGCTAAGgaagtaaaaaattatgagaaaAGATAACAGGAGGGGTCAGACCACCTAAGTGAAAAACAGGATGTTGAAGACTGAGTTAGCAACAGAAAAAGAATGGTGAAGAAAGGTATCGAGAATATGTATAGTTTGAGTAATAAGCTAGGGAAATGCATCAGAGTAAACGATCAAAGCCGCGTGGATCTTTGAGCAAAGTTCCATGAATCAGCAACCAGACAACAATCTACCAGGAGATGCCACTCATGACCCATGTGCTGAGGTCCGTGAAGTAGAATTAACAAGTAAGGTTCTTTAGGCTGTTGTATTGCTTTACCTTGCACGAATATTCTCTCCTCTTTTCTTTAACAGGAGAATGAAGCCTTCAGCATTATAAAATACCAAGTTAGGAGGGCTGCAAGACAGACAAGTTGCTAAACAATAGAATGGTTATATGATGCAATTAACAGGATCGACCTATTCAGCACTTCACGACGTGGGGATTCCCGCCGCTGAGATCTGGCATCCTTTGTAAGAGAAGGACCACGACGGTCCCTGGAGACCCTAGGGGGAGTAGGTTCACGCCTCAATTCAAGTCCACGTTTGTGTGGCCGGTCTTTCTCCTTGTCCCTCCGCTCCCTTTCTCTTTCACGTTCTCTTTCGCGCTCCCTTTCACGTTCTCTGTCGCGCTCCCTCAGACGCTCTCTATCACGTTCCCTGTCGCGTTCTCTTTCACGTTCTCGTTCACGTTCACGATCTCGTAGTCGTTCCTTCTCTCgttctctatctttttctcgCTCACGCAAAAAATCCCTGTCCTCCCTTAATTCCAGCTCTCGACCATATGTGCCCCTCTCATCATTTCGATCATCAAGTCTGTGGTGAGCTGCGCGTCCCAATGTACCACTGGGATAATCTGATTGAAGCGGTGAGCGATGAAGTCCCTTTCCAGCTCCATAGTCTCTACCGGGAGGCAAGCTCACACCATAGCCAGGATTTGAAGAGCTTTGGCCATAGATGAGATCATCTGCAATTCCACGAGGAGCTGCACCCAAAATTGAAGCAGTCTGCTGTCCACCATACGGGTTCACCATCGAAAGATCACGTAAATCAGGGTCAATCCTCCCACCATAGGAAATGGGATCTTGGCCAGGATGACGAACAGAGGCCCTTGCTGCAAGATAATCCGCTTGTCTGGCAGAAATTTGACTTCCACTCAGTCTACTAGGTTTGATATCACTTATTGAAACTGCACACAGAATGTTGTGTGCAAGTCTACGATGTGAATGATTTTCTCAAATCATATCCATAACCGGAAGAGTACCATTCAAggttaatttcagtttctaataGTATGATCATGAAATGCACAAGTTGAAATATGCAGAATAGTAACAGCAATGTTTTTGGCTATTGGCTAATGAAACTAATATGACTGCgataagtgaaaaaaattgcaattatGTTCAACATACCTAGGTC
The genomic region above belongs to Salvia hispanica cultivar TCC Black 2014 chromosome 3, UniMelb_Shisp_WGS_1.0, whole genome shotgun sequence and contains:
- the LOC125211734 gene encoding protein SHORT ROOT IN SALT MEDIUM 1, which encodes MYSSRGNNPYGQQQPYSSQSSYGAQNLGASAILGGRPQESEFGGLRAHGHVHGHSSAAAAAAGSPQQQHYGGQYNSVYGSAAQQISPMGKGSVSTTLESRGNYGSSIPDSPKFGTAYVPSSSRGYGQKVDQFLSEYPSIERRPYAERHSAYLGTDLPSETLSRYVDPVSFGNEHQSKMYDHVEQATMLRQEQVLKARGLQSASVEGGPRQADYLAARASVRHPGQDPISYGGRIDPDLRDLSMVNPYGGQQTASILGAAPRGIADDLIYGQSSSNPGYGVSLPPGRDYGAGKGLHRSPLQSDYPSGTLGRAAHHRLDDRNDERGTYGRELELREDRDFLREREKDREREKERLRDRERERERERERDRERDRERLRERDRERERERERERERERERRDKEKDRPHKRGLELRREPTPPRVSRDRRGPSLTKDARSQRRESPRREVLNRLHSPVKEKRREYSCKVFSFSFIEPERDYLSLDKRYPRLYISPECSKVLVHWPKQNLQLPFSTPVSFEHDFVEDESPVEKKELLSPPLISDMAKEGGQTTTWNAKILLMSGLSQNAQADLSSEKTQGDRIPHLCNILRFAVLKKNSSLMAIGGAWDTVDGGDPSVDDTSLIRTAQRYAKDVANLDLSNCKRWNRFLEIHYDRVGKDGLFSHREVTVLYVPDISDCLPSLESWRDQWVSHKRAVAERDRQLNLKKEKSAQKDDVAKDKKKAVLVKTGTTKVGQAGADSSKVKDTQKPKAEEKLVSQEGKEKEKHVEITDAVGSTEDVKDVKTDTVAGTSEQKAVGAKTGKKKIIKRIVKKKVAAKKEITEDPTKKSDVPDKEEVGATSIISDVDGQKDGLSSDLPIKTFIRKRIVKKATGTAPEQDECTTPEVKTAGESEGAEDNAKVKLEAGTSKVVEESGKKKIVKRKVIKRVPKKKAVPSDAENKVAEDDAKKIIQTEQIKEEEGGQAEENEKNEVVTKDNNNPSVKPTASPEKQQQQVEEKGDSKDLPGSTMEATSVHQKVSQSDDATKSNGKQEQKDDRERIDDPEKKESKATKVVKEKRKTDELPRYPGVILQTKGNKDSKLRSVSLSLDSLLDYSNKELEESNFELSLFAESFNEMLQYEMGCRLWNFLQKLRAKFVMKRKQGKREREEASKKENEEGSAMKRAKTVKDVEDIKPTKIESKDDACQEESNVVKEESTATQMVVDPKIEAESDEEDPEEEPEEDVEMQDTTHNRVPSEEKEPKAEKMDSEAVGDTAGNEQNKMQETAGQTPETPINHDINDKNKAVKGESEAKVTKGAIDKELLQAFRFFDRNRVGHIRVEDLRVIIHNLGKFLSNRDVKELVQSALLESNTGRDDRILYEKLVKISGL